The segment aaaatataatattattcactttcttctttctttcttttttcaaaaaaaaataataatatcggAAGCATgaattacaaaatatataattaataatattgtattaacctttaatattatttatttattatataacttatgattaattgatgtaaatTAGCGTTAACGAGtgatttatatatcaatatttttttgaatgtatgtgtttataagtattcaaaattgataaaattatagtacattttaaaaatgtattctccataaaataaaaaaacaaaaagttcaattaTGGAAAAAGAATTTAAGTATggaaatttattattaatagattaaaaataaattaaaaataatatgattattattttagttaaataggtccaataaattaaattaatctattattaaaaaagaagatTTTAATGACATGTCATATCAACTAAGAGAGAGTGATAAGTTTAAAATGTaaagtatatttaaaaaaaaataatagttaaatgatattttaatcctaaataaaatataaattatatttcaaagCAAACTTGGTTGAACATTTAGGAAATTAGCTCATCATTTATAGCATTATAACTTGTCCATcataattcaaacaaaaattgtaaaatagtAGTAACTTGTAGTTGATTACTTGTGGTTtcgaaaaaaagttaaaaaggaTAGCGCAAAGTAGCGCGGTTGAAGATGAGTAACACCGTCGCCGTCGATTGTTGGCTTCTCAGTTCCGGCGTTTCCTCCTTTACATCCACTTCCAAGTTGTACTTTCCGGCCAATTTTTCTCGAAAACCACGCTTTGGTAGCAACACAATTCGAGCTTCCGCCACCACAAACGGTTCAAGTAAGCGGTTAATctttaatttaatgaaatattagATTTTATTATCTGAAATGTGTTGATATTTGTAAATGTGAGATTTTTCGAATTACAGGTGAAGATGTTATTTACAAAGCGTTATTATGTGGAAGAAGAGCCTTACTATCTATGATTACCTTGCCTCTTGTTATGCCGTGTGAAAGAATTGACAATAGTGTTGGTGCCATTGCCGCTGAGTACGTTCAAACGTATTGCTTTTTAGAAATTTGTTTAGAGCTTTACTGCCTTTCGGATTTCACTTTCTTGTAAAATGAATCTTCCAAATTGTGGTGTTAATTGTCAAGAAATCTGATAGACAAAGATAAGTAAAACTTGCAAATAAGCATATTGGTATAACATGTAGTGTTGAAGACCATGTTCGACATTCAAAAGTTGAAGTGTTAAGTTCAGCAAAATTCACATGTATTAATTAGtttgtttatggatgattcATATGTGCAAGTTCGATTTGAGAGTTCTCTCTAGCTAGTTGGGATATAGCAAAGACACTCCTTTCCAGTGATTATATATTTCTATGCCCCAATTAGATAATAAATTCTAAGAGAACATATGagagaatttgactttgaaagAGGAATGATTCTGCTCACATAAGGTGAATTTAGTTTATCATACTTCCACCGCTAGCATCGACCATTTTAggagtgattttttttttccaaaattcgTGATTACTGATTTCCTTATTGAAGGCACTTAACCAAATGTCCTTGAAGCATATAATTTGGTAGTAGAAAGTTGAAATATGAAACATTTTGAGAGTCATCCGTATGTGAAGAAGATAGGTAGTCACTGCTTGGACTGAAAAAAAAGCATAGAGCGATAAGCTTGGTCACCCTTTCTGCTTTGTGTTAGCAGTTTCGAGTTTGTAATTGTAGTATGAATGTGAGGAAGTGATTCTAAGGGGAGAAGTTCCGTTTTTGTCGACCCTCTTTGATTTCACTTTCGAAATtaagatctcaaaaaaatatgcTTGAcaatgtaattatttatttcaagttaTTTCTTTTAAGCAATGTAAAATGTAATTACTCCATATATTCCTAAAAAGAGCACAaactttccttttgtttttggCAGTGAGAGCTTTCAGGTAAGGGAAGAGATCAGGAAGGTATTATCCAAGGGCAAGGCTGCTGGTGTACTTCGCCTTGTATTCCATGATGCAGGAACTTTTGAAATTGATGAGAAAACTGGTAATACTTTGAAACGCTTAGTCCTATCCCTACCCCCCCAACTATTCCAATCATTAGCAGCTTTCAATTTGTAAGCTAATCACCTTATTTTAGAATCTACAGAGCTGGTCTATAAGTGTTATAACATCATAAATGCACATGGAAATGATTCTTACACCATTAATTTGCAAAACCtgtatatatcttattttgtatttatccaaaaatataataaatttgtgCAGTATGCAAATATACTTGAAAGAAGAAATTGTTTTGTCTTCCATTCCTGGATACATGATATCAACCTCGATTGCTCTTATATTAGGGGGTATGAATGGCTCTATAGTATATGAACTCGACAGACCCGAAAACAAAGGCCTTAAGAAATCTCTAAAGGTAAGCAATTTTATTGCGTATACTCTTTTCTTTTGTCTCTCCATCACTAGTTTTCTTTTAACCATCCTTGGGAACAGTCCGCAGATattctcattttaaattttagttgttTACCATTTCCAAAGActgatgaactttcatatgtaCCTCAACCAGCTAACATCTCGGTCCATGCATTGTTCTATAGATTCTGGACAAAGCGAAGAGtcaaattgatcttgtgaaatCAGGTAAACTGTCTCAGTCAATAAACTGCTGTTAGTTCACCTATCATTTTTGTTCCAGCataacttttttaattgttggcTTTGTTCTCAGTCTCATGGGCTGATATAATAGCTTTGGCTGGAGCTGAAGCTGTTTCATTATGTGGTGGACCTAGTATCCCCATTCAGTTGGGGAGAATTGATTCAATGTAAGGGCTTTTTTAGTTTATGATAATAGTTACATTTTGCTATATAAGATGTTGGTCCAGTAAATGTGGAGAGAATTgcatctatttttttatttatgctGTTTAGAAATGGGGATGCAAAGATTTAATAATCAGGATCTTCTGAATCTCTTAAATTTAGCAATTGACAAGTAACTTACAATCTTAATTTAAGCCCTTTGTGGATAGTTCCTTCTCATTCAAATTGATGGCGTTTATCCATCTAAGCACCAGGTGCCAGAAACTTACCATGAGGAAACCCCTAATGTATGAAGAAACCATATTTCAATTGATTGTCGTAATTTTCTTCCGTATCTACGTTCTCATAGTTGACTTTGACTATGTAGGGTGCAAGATCCTGAAGGAAAACTTCCTGAAGAATCACTAGATGCCATTAGCTTGAAGCAATGTTTTGAAAGGAAAGGCTTCTCGTGAGTCTAATGGCTATACTAAaatctactttttatttttatttatcttctgCTCTCCTTGTGCTCCATGTTATACCATTCAATTAGCATTCTCATATTGTTTTGATGCCATTCACATAATTTGACTGGGTTTATTTTGTCAGTTGCTATTAGAGCAAATAAATAGATAATCTTGTTTGTACTTTTTATGTTTCCTTTGCTTTGCTTTAGTGGATAACAAAAGACTTTTAAGGGTTTTCCCCTTCAATTGCTTCTTCAGATGAAGTAATGAGACTTGCGATTCACAAACTGTTCATCTTTCTTGGCATTTCTAGGGTGTTCTTCACTTGCAACATTCTGATGTTGGGTAATCAGAGGCAGATCCTGGATTTGGAAGTCTAAGCTTTATTGATGTTTAAAAAGCAATAGCtataattaatcatcaattatGTAATCATAGACGAGCCTTGACTCATTGTTCTATTTGAGTTTTATTAGTGATCAAGGGTTTTCTTTCTCGACGGTACCAATTCTTTAACAATATATAGGCTCACTATATTTGTCAAAAAAACTGATCAAGCTGGACTTTTAACCGTTGCACCCCTATAATCTTCTAACCAACATTCCAGGAAGCTCTCTTTTTTAGATTGTGGGCTTTTTGATTAGAATATGTGTAGTCCTCGATGCAGCACTAGTTTTAAAAAGTGCACCAGGCTGGGTTCTAACTAGCATCCACGGATAGAAAAACCTGACTCTCCAACACTGCTACCATGTGCCCTATTGTTACTCCGGGTGCCAAGATTAGTATTTATATACATTTTCTCATACATATATACAGAGTGTCGTGGCACCCCCACCCTTCTACATAGATCCACCCCCTGTGGGATATACATAAAGTGataaaactatttctttcaggtTAAGCACTTCGCCGATGAACTGGCTTTGTAGCATCAGTAATCCTTTTTAATGAAATGCAGTGTAGACAAACATGGTGATAAATAACGTAGTTTGTAACTGTAGCTTACGTGGATAAATAAGATTTGGTAATTCACATGGAGTAGACTTAGTTCTGTACTCTTGTTTTCGTGGAAGTGAACGACCATTAGTTCTGCTCTATTTCGTGAAGCATGTGAATTACTGCTGTATTTCTTCTGTTTCATATGCATCTGGTTTCTCTTTCTCCGGTGTTATAATCTTATGCGATCTAACATATTCTCTCACTTTCCAAGAGCTATTTTGGATTTTCTATATGATCGTTTCCTTATCCTTCTGAGTTTCTAATGCATGGGTATGAGACTCTCATAGATTAGCCCCTCTATTTGGATAATGCATGCGAATACTACTTATACAACATGTATATCAAGAACCGAAGAATGTGGCTTTATTAGAAAATTCAATTTAATGTACGCTGTGCTAACATTTGATAAAACAAACTGTATACACTAATTCACATTTCCTGTACCAATATGAATGTAGCATATAGGTTATAGTGAATTGTTAATCTCCATGACATAcacaatttttcaaaatcatgcataagGAGCATATTGCACAGCCAGTGTCATAAAAAAAAGCATATTGCACAGCCAGTCTTTAGGAGTAATCATTTTGAACCTTAGACCTCTTGGTCTTATTCTAGGCAATATTAAGGAACTCATCTGAAATGATGGTTTTAGAGAACGAAAATGAGAGATTATTTGATCGGTAtccttcaaaatgggtttatattaaatgtatttaaaattttcaatagcAGGTCTTTCCCCatgtatgtttttctttttgaggcAATCTATATTCAATATGCCGGTATAGTGTCAGTCGTATGATATTTTGTGAGTATTCACATGATCATGGCCAAAAGAGCAGATTTAATTGCTCCATAATCTTTCCCCTGCCTCGAGGTTATGGAATTTCAGCTTAGCTGAATAAAATTCCATAACTCATATGATTTTTTGCCTCCTCTATTGGCTGCATCAGTTCAGTACTTTGGGTTTGAGAATTCATTGACTGATAGtttaaaaacctaaaaaacactTCTCAGCTTGGTATTTGGAGAGAGCAACTATTCAAACATTTGGCTTTTGATAATCATGGTCAGTTGTCAGAGGTCTGAGCAGTCCAGGCTTTAACTCTAAACTTATGCAGTACAACCTCTTGCTCACCTataattggaaagaaaaagCTAGATCTGTCTGCCTAATCTCCATGGATTGTTCATTTTGTTGGCAGAACTCAGGAACTTGTTGCCTTGTCTGGCGCGCATACTCTGGGAAGTAAAGGGTTTGGGAATCCAACTGTCTTCGATAATGAATATTTCAAGATACTCATGAAGAAGCCATGGTTGTCCTCAGGTGACAAATGGCATTTATATGATATCAAATggttatgtgtatatatattgaattcatTGAAATAAATAGCAAGACTGAATCATCAGAACCTATGAAGCAATGATGTTCTGAAATGGAAATCCATGTACCTACATGCCTAAAGTTTAGATGATTGTTGCAGAAAACTGTCAAGCAAGACTAGGCTCAGGATAATCTAGGCTGCAAATTGTTTATGCTTCAGTATTTATCTGGAATGATGACTCTTTCTGATAATAGAAGGCCCcctttttttagaattttattcATATGATAACAGGAATCATAAAGaataatttcctttttcttaatgTCTTCAACCATGTTGTAGcattttatttctctttcatCTGCACAGGCGGCATGACTAGTATGGTTGGACTTCCCTCTGATAGGGCACTTGTTGAAGATGATGAATGTGTAGGGTATGGTTTTCTTTGACCTTATGCTATTTGGATGCCTTTATTATGGTTTGGAACAACAACTTCTCCAATTTTATCCTGCTAGCGGAAAGGCAGAATTTTAATCTAGTTTTAGTTCACAAGTTATAGTGCCGTTATTCTCAGGATTGACCTTCTTTCTAGTAATAAATTCTTCTTGAACAGATGGATATCAAAGTATGCTGAGGACCAGAGtttattttttgatgatttcaAGAATGCCTATACTAAACTTGTTGACACTGGTGCAACTTGGAAGAAAGCATTGTAGTCCTTGAAATTAATCAGCAATACCTTGTCATAGCTGGTAACTTGTTTTGGGATATACAAGGTTTGATGACCCTGCAACAAATGCACTCAAATGTTACTTTTTGGTTACACAGGCAGTCTTAACGGAAAATTTGCAGCTAAAGTTCAGTAAATGAACGTAATATGGCTAGAAGTCGAATGTTTTTATGGAAAGGCTTAGCTCTATCTACCACCAATATTTAACAACTTGGTCCTACTCATTGATTTACAACAGTTTGCGCAATCCAGTACCTACCCTACACTCATAAGAAACGTTATGTTGTTACACTCTCATCTAAATAAATGTATGAGAGGAAAAAGTATACTGCAGCTTCATTTAGGTATTCTTATCACTTAATTGGTCTCATGTTTTGACATTTATTCTGATTGATTCATCAGAGAAAAGTTATCACCCTAATAtatgaatttgtgatttttagAATCTGGGAATATTATTGATTATGTAAATTTggctgcttctttttttttccctaCTTTCTTTATGCCTTTGTAAGAACCGAGTGTCCCGCTGCTCCAGTAATTACGAAATGAATTTACTGTGTGGGAGGGGTGTACTGTGATTTGTAATTTGATACCAACTAATCAATTATACAAGTAGACATTGTTTATTTGGAGCCTCTACTAAATTCGGATTGCACGTTAGAGTTAATTTCTCAACTTGACGGAAAGCCAAATATGCATGATAAACTGTGAAGAATGTTCCCCAATTGCCATTATATTACCTTGAATTTGTTTTAACTCGTAAAATATTGGAGTATATTTTCTTAGGAGTAATATTTTTTGGAAGAGAGAGATCAATTATTCcgcaaaaataaatagatttttgataaaggaaaacaaaaacaaaaacaaatgtaATGTTAACACGTGTTGTTAACATTGAAACAAACAAACGATTAACATGCAGCAGCTTAAGCTATAGCCTTCATTCATTTCCATGGAAGATTAATCCCCTAATCTAgatcaactttttttaaaaaaaaaaaagtg is part of the Solanum pennellii chromosome 8, SPENNV200 genome and harbors:
- the LOC107029071 gene encoding putative L-ascorbate peroxidase 6 isoform X3, with the protein product MSNTVAVDCWLLSSGVSSFTSTSKLYFPANFSRKPRFGSNTIRASATTNGSSEDVIYKALLCGRRALLSMITLPLVMPCERIDNSVGAIAAEYVQTESFQVREEIRKVLSKGKAAGVLRLVFHDAGTFEIDEKTGGMNGSIVYELDRPENKGLKKSLKILDKAKSQIDLVKSVSWADIIALAGAEAVSLCGGPSIPIQLGRIDSMVQDPEGKLPEESLDAISLKQCFERKGFSTQELVALSGAHTLGSKGFGNPTVFDNEYFKILMKKPWLSSGGMTSMVGLPSDRALVEDDECVGWISKYAEDQSLFFDDFKNAYTKLVDTGATWKKAL
- the LOC107029071 gene encoding putative L-ascorbate peroxidase 6 isoform X1; protein product: MSNTVAVDCWLLSSGVSSFTSTSKLYFPANFSRKPRFGSNTIRASATTNGSSEDVIYKALLCGRRALLSMITLPLVMPCERIDNSVGAIAAEYVQTESFQVREEIRKVLSKGKAAGVLRLVFHDAGTFEIDEKTGGMNGSIVYELDRPENKGLKKSLKILDKAKSQIDLVKSVSWADIIALAGAEAVSLCGGPSIPIQLGRIDSISFSFKLMAFIHLSTRCQKLTMRKPLMVQDPEGKLPEESLDAISLKQCFERKGFSTQELVALSGAHTLGSKGFGNPTVFDNEYFKILMKKPWLSSGGMTSMVGLPSDRALVEDDECVGWISKYAEDQSLFFDDFKNAYTKLVDTGATWKKAL
- the LOC107029071 gene encoding putative L-ascorbate peroxidase 6 isoform X2, coding for MSNTVAVDCWLLSSGVSSFTSTSKLYFPANFSRKPRFGSNTIRASATTNGSSEDVIYKALLCGRRALLSMITLPLVMPCERIDNSVGAIAADESFQVREEIRKVLSKGKAAGVLRLVFHDAGTFEIDEKTGGMNGSIVYELDRPENKGLKKSLKILDKAKSQIDLVKSVSWADIIALAGAEAVSLCGGPSIPIQLGRIDSISFSFKLMAFIHLSTRCQKLTMRKPLMVQDPEGKLPEESLDAISLKQCFERKGFSTQELVALSGAHTLGSKGFGNPTVFDNEYFKILMKKPWLSSGGMTSMVGLPSDRALVEDDECVGWISKYAEDQSLFFDDFKNAYTKLVDTGATWKKAL